gcgctggacccagggtccaaaggtggattctccaatctccaggcttgcatatagagccatagttgcactggagatggggcttcacttcaagatgccattcacagacagatggactctggttgaaatctgtctaggaggctatcggcgtgtcggttgctccggcatccacagccgtattggcaacctaaccttttctgctgttcttgcgcagctgaccttgagcagggacatctgtaccgcagaggcgtccgtaaccccgcaatgtctgcactgcgacttaccctgttaatgctgtcctaaaagtacagtcgaggtttcggtccttcccaagctccggcaggtcccaattgtcctcgtgcaaaagggctacaaaacctcagacgggctcagattccggccgggctcaatctcgcccaaggaaggcagtcggaggaaccgctaccaaggcggtctcctcaggactctcagctctctctctctctctccgcatccgcggttgatggcagactcccccgcctttggcgacatttagctgccacaggtcacagaccggtgggtgacggacattgtgctcacgtgcacaggacagtgttctgttctcgtcctccgactccattcttcagaacggccccacctctccaccgagcagatgccctgctgcaggcggtggacgctctaagagcagaaggagtggtgatccctgtcccccctcaggaacgagggcgagggtttgtactccaatctctttgtggctccaaaaatggacggttccttccgtcctgttctggttctgaaactgctcaacgagcatgcgaacgccaggcggttccggatgggatccctccgatccgtcattgcctcaatgtctcgaggagacttccttgcctcaacagacatcaaagatgcctatctccacgtgccaattgctacggagcaccaacgttttctacgttttgtgataggagacgaacatcttctgttcgtagctctgccattcagtctggcgacagccccacgggtgggcaccaaggtcatggcagcagtggtagcagtcttgcactctcacggacacccggtgattccgtacttggacgatctactcgtcaaagcaacctccctcgaggcatgccaacgcagcctgaatgttacgctggagactctccagactttcgggtggatcatcaatttggcaaggtcaaatctgtctccgactcaatcactaacgtatctcggcatggagtttcatactctatcagccatagtgaagcttccgctgaaccagcagcgttcactgcggacagaggtgcagtctctccttcaaggccagtcgcaccccttaaggcgcctcatgcacttcctaaggaagatggtggcagccatcgaggcagttctctttgcgcagtttcatctgcgccaacggcaatgggacattctccgccaatgggatgggcagtcaacctccctggacgggaagtctccctttccctgacggccgaggactctctgcaatagtggcttattcccacctcattgccatagcccccatcctgggcagtggtcacgacagatacgagtctgtcagggtggggagcagtttgtctccgccacatggctcagcggacgtggactcagcaggagtccacccttcagttcgatgtgctggaaatcggggcagggtatcttaccctattagctttccaaaagtggctagaagggagcagatccgaatccagtcggacatctccacagcggtggcatacatcaaccaccaaggagggacacgcagtcagcagccttccaggaagtccggcgaatcctcatgtgggtggaggacacagcatccaccatatccgcagttcacatcccgggcgtagaaaactgggaagcaggcttcctcagtcgccagggcatggacgcgggggaatggtcccttcacccggacgtgtttcaggaaatctgttgccgctgggggggggggccggacgtcgacctaatggcgtctcggcacaccaacaaggtcccggcatttatggcacgatcgcgcgatcacagagctctggcggcagacgccttagtgcaagattggtcgcagttccggctcacatatgtgtttccacctctggcactcttgcccagagtactgcgcaaaaatcagatccgattgcagccgcgtcatactcgtcgcaccagactggccgaggagatcgtggtacccggatctgtggcatctcacggtcggccgaccggggtcactaccagaccgaccagacttactgtctcaagggccgttttctccatcggaattctgcggccctgaacctgactgtgtggcttgtgtgtcctggatcctagcgtcttcaggattatcccaaggggtcgttgccaccatgagacaggctaggaagcccacgtctgctaagatctaccacagaacgtggaaggttttcttaatctggtgctctactcagggagtgtctccctggccatttgcattgcctatctttctttccttcctacaataggagttagaaaagggcttgtcgctagactccctcaaagggcaagtctcagcactatccgtgttttttcagaagcgtctagcacgtctttctaaggtgcgcacgttcccgcagggggtttgtcatatcgtacccccgtacaagcggccgttggatccatgggatctgaacagggttctagttgctctccagaagccgcctttcgagcctctgaaggaagtttccttttctcgcctgtcacagaaggtggcgtttctcgttgcgatcacatcgcttcggcgagtgtctgagctggcagctctgtcatccaaggctcccttcctggtgtttcaccaggacaaggtagtgctgcgcatcattccggagtttctccctaaggtagtatcctcgtttcatcttaatcaggatatctccttaccgtccttttgcactcatccggttcaccggtatgagaatgatttacgtttgctagatctggtgagagcactcagaatctacatttcacgcacggcgcccgtacgccgttccgatgcccttgtcgctggtacgcgcaagaggttgcaggcttctaaagccaccctggctcgatggatcaaagaaccaattctggaagcctaccgttttgcagggcttccggttctttcagggctgaaagcccattcaaccagagccgtgagtgcgtcctgggcgctacgacaccaggcttcggctcaacaggtgtgccaggcagctacctggtcgagtctgcacactttcaccaaacattatcaggtgcatacctatgcttcggcggatgccagcttaggtagaagagtcctgcaggcggcagtgacatccccgtaggggagggctgttttgcagctctaacatgaggtatctctttacccacccagggacagcttttggacgtcccaatcgtctgggtctcccaatagagcgctgaagaagaagggaattttgttacttaccgtaaattccttttcttctagctcttattgggagacccagcacccgccctgttgtccttcgggatttcttggttgtttgcgggtacacatgttgttcatgttgaacggtttttcagttctccgacgttattcggagttaatttgtttaaaccagttattggcttcctccttcttgctttggcactaaaactggagaacccgtgataccacgggggggtatagccagagggggaggggccttgcactttttagtgtagtgctttgtgtggcctccggagggcagtagctataccccaatcgtctgggtctcccaataagagctagaagaaaaggaatttacggtaagtaacaaaattcccttctttttgtgtacacatgttgttcatgttgaatggtttcagttctccgatgttccttcggattgaagttactttaaaccagtttgtaattatatttcctccttcttgcttttgcaccaaaactgaggagcccgtgggagcacggggggtgtataggcagaaggggaggggctttacacttttagtgtaatactttgtgcggcctccggaggcatagcctatacacccaattgtctgggtctcccaattggagctagaagaaaaggaatttacggtaagtaaacaaaattcccttctttccaccaggtggcgctataggtggcttcattgcgtagcgcatggctactttactatacctagacaccacttctatgcctatagctgccgccgttctcaagttaatggcggtggacaggatatgggtggacacactgtatataggtgcggtgtatacaggagatgggtggacacactgtatatagttgcggtgtatacaggagatgggtggccacactgtatataggtgcggtgtatacaggagatgggtggccacactgtatataggtgcggtgtatacaggagatgggtggccacactgtatataggtgcggtgtatacagtagatgggtggacacgctgtatataggttcggtgtatacaggagatgggtggacacactgtatataggtgcggtgtatacaggatatgggtggacacactgtatataggtgcggtgtatacaggatatgggtggacacactgtatataggtgcggtgtatacaggatatgggtggccacactgtatataggtgcggtgtatacaggagatgggtggccacactgtatataggtgcggtgtatacaggagatgggtggccacactgtatataggtgcggtgtatacaggagatgggtggacacactgtatataggtgcggtgtatacaggagatgggtggacacactgtatataggtgcggtgtatacaggagatgggtggccacactgtatataggtgcggtgtatacaggagatgggtggacacactgtatataggtgcggtgtatacaggagatgggtggacacactgtatataggtgcggtgtatacaggagatgggtggacacactgtatataggtgtggtgtatacaggagatgggtggccacactgtatataggtgcggtgtatacaggagatgggtggacgcactgtatataggtgcggtgtatacaggagatgggtggatgcactgtatataggtgcggtgtatacaggagatgggtggacacactgtatataggtgcggtgtatacaggagatgggtggacacactgtatataggtgcggtgtatacaggagatgggtggacgcactgtatataggtccggtgtatacaggagatgggtggacgcactgtatataggtgcggtgtatacaggagatgggtggacacactgtatataggtgcggtgtatacaggagatgggtggacacactgtatataggtgcggtgtatacaggagatgggtggacacactgtatataggtgcggtgtatacaggagatgggtggacacgctgtatataggtgcggtgtatacaggagatgggtggacacgctgtatataggtgcggtgtatacaggagataggtggacacgctgtatataggtgcggtgtatacaggagatgggtggacacactgtatataggtgcggtgtatacaggagataggtggacacactgtatataggtgcggtgtatacaggatatgggtggacacactgtatataggtgcggtgtatacaggagatgggtggacacactgtatataggtgcggtgtatacaggagatgggtggacacgctctgtataggtgcggtgtatacaggagatgggtggacacgctgtatataggtgcggtgtatacaggagatgggtggacacgctctgtataggtgcggtgtatacaggagatgggtggacacactgtatataggtgcggtgtatacaggagatgggtggacacgctctgtataggtgcggtgtatacaggagatgggtggacacactgtatataggtgcggtgtatacaggagatgggtggacacactgtatataggtgcggtgtatacaggagatgggtggacacgctctgtataggtgcggtgtatacaggagatgggtggacacgctgtatataggtgcggtgtatacaggagatgggtggacacgctgtatataggtgcggtgtatacaggatatgggtggacacactgtatataggtgcggtgtatacaggagatgggtggacacgctctgtataggtgcggtgtatacaggagatgggtggacacactgtatataggtgcggtgtatacaggagatgggtggacacactgtatataggtgtggtgtatacaggagatgggtgggcacgctctgtataggtgcggtgtatacaggagatgggtggacacgctgtatataggtgcggtgtatacaggatatgggtggacacactgtatataggtgcggtgtatacaggagatgggtggacacgctctgtataggtgcggtgtatacagtagatgggtggacacactgtatataggtgcggtgtatacaggagatgggtggacacactgtatataggtgcggtgtatacaggagatgggtggacacgctctgtataggtgcggtgtatacaggagatgggtggacacgctgtatataggtgcggtgtatacaggagatgggtggacgcactgtatgaaGCTGGTGTTACATGATCGCAGGGCTGTGATGGTGACTGAGGCTCCTCTATGGCCCCTATGATCAGCACTGATCTATACATAGAGGACATGGAAGGCTTTGGTTATGACCGTTATGTGTAATATGGCACTATCTTCTCTCGCAGGCTGACCAGTGCACCGGATTACAAGGTTTCCTCATTTTCCACAGCTTTGGAGGCGGCACAGGCTCAGGATTTGCATCTCTTCTGATGGAGAGACTCTCTATAGATTATGGCAAGAAGTCCAAGCTTGAGTTTGCAATCTACCCAGCACCGCAAGTGTCCACAGCAGTGGTGGAGCCATACAACTCCATACTGACCACACACACCACGCTGGAGCATTCAGATTGCGCCTTTATGGTGGACAATGAGGCCATTTATGATATTTGTCGCCGAAACTTGGACATTGAACGTCCAACATACACAAATCTCAACCGTCTCATTGGGCAGATCGTGTCGTCCATCACTGCCTCGCTGAGGTTTGATGGGGCTTTAAATGTTGATCTCACCGAATTTCAGACAAACCTGGTTCCATATCCACGTATCCATTTCCCGCTGGTCACGTACGCGCCTGTCATCTCTGCAGAGAAGGCCTACCACGAGCAGCTGTCCGTGGCTGAAATAACCAATGCCTGCTTTGAGCCTGCAAACCAGATGGTGAAGTGTGACCCCCGCCACGGCAAATACATGGCCTGCTGCATGTTATACAGGGGGGACGTGGTCCCCAAGGATGTCAACGCCGCCATCGCAACCATTAAGACAAAACGCACTATTCAGTTTGTAGACTGGTGCCCAACAGGATTCAAGGTTAGTATTAGAAACCCACCCACACCGGCCTAAATGGAAAGTGTCATTACCAGTGACGAGAATATTAGCACAGAATTAGATTGGTGGAAAAACCCATATAATAAAGTGAAGCCTATAGAAAAGATATACCATCACATGACTAGTGGGGTGCAGATTGTGAGATTGAAGCGGATCCTCACTAATTTTCCTACACATTGACATCTTAGCCCCTTCAGTCTCAGGATTGTGGGGGGTCCTAGAAGTATAACCCTACTGATAATAAAGTGATGGCATGTCCTTGccaaggaaaggtcatcaatatacCAAGTCTGAAGActccattaggccctgtgcgcacactgcgtttttacccgctttttctttgtcgctccattgggagacccagacaattgggtgtatagcttctgcctccggaggccacacaaagtattacactttaaaagtgtaacccctcccctctgcctatacaccctcccgtgcatcacgggctcctcagttttatgctttgtgtggaaggaggcacacatccactcatgcattctcagattagttatatcggttggaagaaaagaggacccccacggggtccccggcatgttcccttctcaccccactaaagtcggcggtgctgttaaggttgaggtacccattgcgggtacaaaggccggagcctcatgccgttttccttcaccatcccttagtggctctgggagaagtgggatcctaaccggtcatccattcactgggaccgggctccctccgcagcccctgtgggaatctgctggacaggagtatattcttcctcagggatcgggccctgcatctataaggtactctgtgtccccatggggactgtgcatggagcgccttattcccggacgctgcagcagctgctgatttcggaagaccggcggacttccgcgccgaccgagcctgcttgtcggccgcggtcttaaatttagtccccggcttcatcgcggcctagtagctaaaatcccgcccccgggcttgcctgtcaggggtaagggcgggacggctggcctgacgtcggctgtgagggccggagcatcctgtatgtttcctcccccctcactgatcactgtggggaccccagattcccgcacttttctagcaccgcccacggctccactcctcccctgagagctccggcagccatgttttttggcattctgccggtggaggattatcagagaagagctctgcagctctgggagacctaaggcagggaatctggaggacacacactcgctttttagcggtcggtaagccacaccggtcacccggtgctggtcccccccagggtgccggaatagatacgtatttatatacatatttctgttcggtcgggctgtataccccttcccatataccctcagtgatcactctcctaggagacaacagcatgtcgtccacaaggagcaaaggtgctaaggcacagggtttttttgcgacctgtacctcttgtgcggctatgttacctgcaggttccacctaccctcactgtgagcaatgctcaacccctgtttcgcttgctcagccggagcctcggtcactagtgggcccctcggctcatgtagacccccctgctccccctgtccaggcggcagggacagagtttgctgcgtttgctgagaaactctctgagtcactttcgcaatccatggctcagtctatggacaaatggtctgccaagctgctagaagctttgccgtccagaccggtccttacacaggccccggtccccgttagctcgtcgcctccaggcccctctcggtccgcgccgcagcgcgctcccaggttgggccctaggtcccacgcggaggactcctgcccggatctcagtcccagaccgactaagtgggctcgctgggaatcttccccgacttcttcacgctgttcgggttcccagcccgaggactctctggaggacgaggcggacgtcgcagctcagggctctgaacctgacgttgccctcaatcttgatacacctgaaggggacgccttagttaatgatcttatctcgtccattaaccaggtgttagatctgtctcccccgcctccacctgtagaggagtcggcttctcagcaggagaaacaccagtttcggttcctcaaacgtacacggagtgcttttttcgatcactctaacttcagagatgcagtccagaagcccagagcggttccggacaagagctttactaagcgccttactgacacgcgttaccccttcccctctgacgtagttgggttgggctcagtgtcccaaggtggatcctccagtctctagattggcggctagatctgtagtatcggtggcagatggctcatcgctgaaggatgccactgacaggcagatagagctcctgatgaaatccatctatgaagccacgggcgcgtcttttgccccggcctttgcagccgtgtgggcactacaagctatctcagcttgtctggctgagattaatgcagtcacacgtaattctgctccgcaggttgcgtctctgacttctcaagcgacagctttttcttcctacgcctagCGGGccaacgcactttttcaggcagtggccactctgaaaacagagggagttgtgatcccggttccccctcaggaacatggtcgcggcttttactccaacttgttcgtggtgccaaagaaggacggatcattccgccccgttctggacctcaaattgctcaacagacatgtgaggaccagacggtttcggatggaatctctccgctcggtcatcgcctcgatgtcacaaggagacttcctagcatcgatcgacatcaaggatgcttatctccatgtgccgatcgcacccgaacatcaacgcttcttgcgtttcgccatcggggacgagcaccttcagttcgtggcattgcctttcggcctggcaacagccccacgggtgttcaccaaagtcatggcatccgttgtagcagtcctacactctcagggccactcggtgattccctacttagacgatctcctagtcagggcagctTCTCGggcggcatgtcaacacagccttacagtcgctctggcgactctccagcagttcgggtggataatcaacttcccaaaatcccagttgacaccgactcaatcactgacttacctcggcatggagtttcatacacagtcagcggtagtcaagctaccgctggacaaacagctgtccctgcaggcagggatacaatctcttcttcggggtcagtcataccccttgaggcgcctcatgcacttcctggggaagatggtggcagcgatggaggcagtgccgttcgcgcaattccatctgcggccactccaatgggacattctccgcaaatgggacaggaggtcgacttccctcgacaggaacgtctctctgtcccttgcaaccaagacgtctcttcagtggtggctccgtcccaattctctatagcaaggaagatccttcctacccccaacctgggctgtggtcaccacggacgcgagcctttcagggtggggagcggttttccgccaccacagggctcagggaacctggactccggtaaagtcctcccttcagatcaatgttctggagataagggcagtgtatctagccttattggccttccatcggtggctggagggcaggcagatccgtatacagtcggacaacgccactgccgtcgcatacatcaaccatcagggcggcacgcgcagtcgtcaagccttccaggaagtcaggcggattctgcagtgggtggaggccacagcctccacgatctccgcagtgtacatcccgggcgtagaaaactgggaagcagattttctcagtcgtcagggcatggacgcgggggaatggtctcttcacccagacgtgtttcgagagatctgtcgccgctggggaacgccggacgttgatctcatggcgtcacgacacaacaacaaggtcccggccttcatggcacagtctcaggatcacagagctctggcggcggacgcattagttcaggattggtcgcagtttcgactgccttatgtgtttccccctctggcgatgctgcccagagtgctgcgcaaagtcaggtccgactgtcgtcgcgccattctcgtcgctccagattggccgaggcgatcgtggtacccggatctgtggcatctcacggtgggtcaaccgtgggcgcttccagaccgcccagacttgctgtcacaagggccgtttttccatctgaattctgtggccctcaacctgactgtgtggccattgagtcctggatcctagcgtcttcaggattatctcaagatgtcattgccactatgagacaggccaggaaaccaacgtccgccaagatctatcacaggacgtggaggatcttcttatcctggtgctctgataacggttttcctccatggccgtttgccttacccacttttctttcattccttcaatcc
The sequence above is drawn from the Anomaloglossus baeobatrachus isolate aAnoBae1 chromosome 9 unlocalized genomic scaffold, aAnoBae1.hap1 SUPER_9_unloc_4, whole genome shotgun sequence genome and encodes:
- the LOC142259777 gene encoding tubulin alpha-3 chain-like is translated as MRECISIHVGQAGVQIGNACWELFCLEHGIQPDGQMPSDKTIGGGDDSFNTFFSETGAGKHSPRAVFVDLEPTVVDEVRTGTYRQLFHPEQLITGKEDAANNYARGHYTIGKEIVDLVLDRIRKLADQCTGLQGFLIFHSFGGGTGSGFASLLMERLSIDYGKKSKLEFAIYPAPQVSTAVVEPYNSILTTHTTLEHSDCAFMVDNEAIYDICRRNLDIERPTYTNLNRLIGQIVSSITASLRFDGALNVDLTEFQTNLVPYPRIHFPLVTYAPVISAEKAYHEQLSVAEITNACFEPANQMVKCDPRHGKYMACCMLYRGDVVPKDVNAAIATIKTKRTIQFVDWCPTGFKVGINYQPPTVVPGGDLAKVQRAVCMLSNTTAIAEAWARLDHKFDLMYAKRAFVHWYVGEGMEEGEFSEAREDLAALEKDYEEVGIDSVDEEAEEGEEY